One Rosa chinensis cultivar Old Blush chromosome 5, RchiOBHm-V2, whole genome shotgun sequence genomic region harbors:
- the LOC112164556 gene encoding sulfite reductase [ferredoxin], chloroplastic — MTTTTATAAAVLREPKVEIGRYQGLRSANSLALTAGGRHVTLFNASSRSSSLIRAVSTPAKPETVTKRSKVEIFKEQSNFIRYPLNEEILTDTPNINEAATQLIKFHGSYQQYNRDERGGRSYSFMLRTKNPCGKVSNQLYLTMDDLADQFGIGTLRLTTRQTFQLHGVLKKDLKTVMSSIIRSMGSTLGACGDLNRNVLAPAAPLLRKDYLFAQKTAENIAALLTPQSGFYYDVWVDGEQFLTAEPPEVTKVRNDNSNGKTFTDSPEPIYGTQFLPRKFKIAVTVPTDNSVDILTNDIGVVVVTDDNGEPQGFNIYVGGGMGRTHRLESTFARLAEPLGYVPKEDILKAIKSIVEVQRDHGRRDDRKYSRMKYLISDWGIEKFRRELEDNYYQKKFEPFRKLPEWEFKSYLGWHEQGDGSLFCGLHVDNGRIGGKMKKALREVISKYNLSIRLTPNQNIILCDIRNAWKRPITTTLAQAGLLHPRYVDPLNQTAMACPAFPLCPLAITEAERGIPDILKRVRAVFEKVGLKYNESVVIRVTGCPNGCARPYMAELGLVGDGPNSYQIWLGGTPNQTSIAKTFMNKVKVQDLEKVFEPLFYHWKRKRQAKESFGDFTIRMGFEKLQVLVDKWEGPEVAPTRYNLKLFADKETYEAVDELAKLQGKSAHQLAMEVIRNFVASQQNGKSE, encoded by the exons ATGACGACGACGACTGCGACGGCGGCGGCGGTGCTCCGGGAGCCTAAGGTGGAGATTGGAAGGTACCAGGGGCTGAGGTCAGCAAACTCGCTCGCTCTCACCGCCGGAGGAAGACACGTCACTCTCTTCAACGCTTCGTCTCGGAGCTCCTCTCTCATTCGAGCCGTCTCTACG CCCGCAAAGCCTGAGACTGTGACAAAGCGTAGCAAGGTTGAAATATTCAAAGAACAGAGCAACTTCATTAGATACCCGCTTAATGAAGAGATTTTGACAGATACCCCCAATATAAACGAAGCTGCTACCCAACTCATCAAGTTTCATGGGAGCTACCAACAGTACAACCGAGATGAACGTGGTGGAAGGTCTTACTCGTTTATGCTTCGTACCAAGAATCCTTGTGGGAAAGTGTCAAACCAACTATACTTGACCATGGATGATCTTGCCGATCAGTTCGGAATTGGGACCCTTCGTTTGACCACCAGACAAACATTTCAGCTCCATGGTGTTCTGAAGAAGGACCTTAAGACAGTAATGAGTAGCATCATTAGAAGCATGGGTTCAACTCTTGGTGCCTGTGGTGATCTTAATAGGAACGTCCTTGCTCCTGCTGCTCCACTACTAAGAAAAGATTACCTTTTCGCACAGAAGACAGCAGAGAACATTGCGGCCCTGCTGACTCCTCAGTCTGGTTTTTACTATGATGTATGGGTGGATGGAGAGCAGTTCCTGACAGCAGAACCTCCTGAAGTAACCAAGGTCAGAAACGATAACTCTAACGGAAAAACCTTCACTGATTCCCCCGAGCCCATCTATGGAACTCAGTTCTTGCCCAGGAAGTTCAAAATTGCAGTCACTGTGCCAACAGATAACTCGGTGGATATTCTGACAAATGATATTGGTGTTGTGGTTGTTACTGATGATAATGGGGAGCCTCAAGGGTTCAACATATAT GTTGGTGGTGGTATGGGAAGGACACATAGGTTGGAGTCCACATTTGCCCGTCTGGCGGAACCATTGGGTTATGTTCCCAAAGAGGATATTCTAAAAGCAATTAAGTCTATTGTAGAAGTTCAACGAGATCACGGCAGAAGAGATGATCGTAAGTATAGTAGAATGAAATATTTGATAAGTGACTGGGGGATTGAAAAGTTTAGAAGAGAACTTGAAGACAATTATTACCAAAAGAAATTTGAGCCATTCCGCAAGTTGCCAGAGTGGGAGTTTAAAAGTTACTTGGGATGGCACGAACAG GGTGATGGCAGTTTATTCTGTGGGCTTCATGTTGATAATGGGCGTATTGGGGGAAAGATGAAGAAGGCATTACGAGAGGTTATATCAAAGTATAATTTGAGTATAAGGCTCACACCCAACCAGAATATTATATTGTGTGATATTCGCAATGCATGGAAACGTCCCATCACAACAACTCTTGCACAGGCCGGTCTGCTG CATCCTAGGTATGTAGACCCCCTTAACCAAACTGCGATGGCATGTCCAGCCTTCCCTCTATGCCCATTGGCAATAACTGAAGCTGAACGGGGAATACCTGACATTCTTAAGCGAGTTCGAGCGGTATTTGAGAAG GTTGGTCTAAAGTACAATGAATCTGTTGTTATAAGGGTGACTGGCTGCCCCAACGGTTGTGCTAGGCCATACATGGCTGAACTTGGACTAGTGGGTGATGGTCCCAACAGCTATCAG ATATGGCTTGGAGGAACACCCAATCAAACCTCAATAGCAAAAACCTTCATGAACAAGGTCAAGGTTCAAGACCTGGAAAAAGTTTTTGAACCTTTATTTTATCATTGGAAACGCAAGCGACAAGCTAAAGAATCATTCGGCGACTTCACAATACGTATG GGTTTTGAGAAACTTCAAGTGTTGGTTGACAAATGGGAAGGTCCAGAGGTGGCACCAACACGTTACAACCTGAAGCTTTTTGCTGATAAGGAGACGTATGAAGCAGTTGATGAACTTGCAAAGTTGCAGGGCAAGAGTGCTCATCAGTTAGCCATGGAAGTCATCCGCAATTTTGTTGCTTCCCAGCAAAATGGGAAAAGTGAATGA
- the LOC112166194 gene encoding photosystem II 5 kDa protein, chloroplastic — translation MASMTMTASFLASTITKPSTPRRSLIVAKASRAPEAEKVTVEMKKGKEENSSGRRDLIFAAAAAAACSIAKVAMADEPERGTPAAKKKYAPVCVTMPTARICRK, via the coding sequence ATGGCTTCCATGACCATGACAGCCTCATTCCTAGCCTCAACCATCACCAAACCTTCAACTCCCCGCCGGAGCCTCATTGTGGCCAAGGCCTCAAGAGCCCCGGAAGCCGAAAAGGTCACCGTGGAAATGAAGAAGGGCAAGGAAGAGAACAGCAGTGGGAGGAGGGATTTGAtctttgctgctgctgctgctgctgcgtGCTCCATTGCCAAGGTTGCCATGGCTGATGAACCTGAGCGTGGGACTCCAGCAGCCAAGAAGAAGTATGCTCCGGTTTGTGTCACAATGCCTACTGCTCGTATCTGCCGCAAGTGA
- the LOC121049229 gene encoding uncharacterized protein LOC121049229, translating into MDLCLIEDQPLELDTESTKEDKKYYKEWYSCNKKAKNVIRTSMSDTVRGSIIEPELAMDFLEAMEISIWRVYQESDKAEAARLSKRFNELEFSGKGSVREHIMELIDLNSRLRDLDMGVKDSQVVHVALQSLPNTYSNLRTSYHA; encoded by the coding sequence ATGGATCTTTGCTTGATTGAGGACCAGCCATTAGAGCTAGACACTGAGAGCAcaaaagaagataaaaaataCTATAAGGAGTGGTATAGCTGCAACAAAAAAGCTAAGAATGTGATAAGAACCTCTATGTCTGACACAGTTAGGGGCTCAATCATTGAGCCAGAGCTTGCCATGGATTTCCTAGAGGCCATGGAGATAAGTATCTGGAGAGTGTATCAGGAGAGTGACAAAGCTGAGGCTGCTAGGCTATCTAAAAGATTTAATGAGctggagttttctggaaaagGAAGTGTGAGGGAGCACATTATGGAGCTGATCGACCTTAACTCGAGGCTGAGGGATTTAGACATGGGAGTTAAAGACTCTCAGGTTGTGCATGTGGCACTTCAGTCACTGCCTAACACATACAGTAACCTGAGAACCTCATACCATGCCTAA
- the LOC121049230 gene encoding secreted RxLR effector protein 161-like yields METCASSDAPMTKGDKLSKNKNSKNGGKMSDMESKPYARLIGSLMFQYNPSHEHWVAGKKVLRYLQKTKSHMLVYRQVKKLELVGYNDSDFAGHYPDSKKSTSSYVFMLVGGAVAWKTMKQSLISTSTMQAEFIAIYEGVCEGLWIKNFLMHTKILSSIVSDALKIFCDNEAVVFFGKNSKRSNNSKHIDLKFYSVRERVKHCEINVLNINTESQLADPFTKALSVTSFQKHTKNMGILPDLEA; encoded by the exons ATGGAGACTTGTGCATCAAGTGATGCTCCTATGACTAAAGGTGACAAACTgtctaaaaacaaaaattctaaaaatgggGGGAAGATGTCTGATATGGAAAGCAAGCCTTATGCTAGGTTGATTGGTAGCCTTAT GTTTCAATACAATCCTAGCCATGAACACTGGGTTGCAGGAAAGAAAGTGCTTAGATATCTGCAGAAAACAAAATCTCACATGTTAGTTTACAGACAAGTTAAAAAGCTTGAACTAGTTGGCTATAATGATTCAGACTTTGCAGGTCATTATCCAGATTCTAAAAAGTCCACATCTAGTTATGTCTTCATGCTTGTAGGAGGGGCTGTTgcatggaaaaccatgaaacagtcATTGATTTCAACCTCCACCATGCAGGCTGAGTTCATAGCCATCTATGAAGGAGTCTGTGAAGGCTTGTGGATCAAAAACTTTTTAATGCATACTAAAATATTGAGTTCAATTGTTTCAGATGCACTGAAAATAttttgtgacaatgaggctgtagtattttttggtaaaaacagTAAAAGATCAAATAACTCTAAACACATAGACTTAAAATTctatagtgttagagaaagagtgaaGCATTGTGAGATAAATGTTTTGAACATCAATACTGAGTCACAACTTGCAGACCCTTTCACTAAAGCATTGTCAGTTACAAGCTTTCAGAAACATACCAAGAACATGGGAATTCTACCAGATTTGGAGGCTTGA